A genomic segment from Longimicrobium sp. encodes:
- the ctaD gene encoding cytochrome c oxidase subunit I gives MASVERDVVGGPGEAAELAALERSWHEPRGLWGWLITVDHKRIGKRYIITAMSFFLLAGLEALAMRIQLARPQNGFLGPDKYNQFFTMHGTTMMFLFAVPVMLAWGLYLVPQQIGTRNLAFPRLNAYGYWVYLIGALFIYVQFVLNTGTDVGWFAYVPLSGPQYSPGKRVDTWAQMVTFTEIAALIAAVQLIVTIFKQRAPGMSLNRLPLYVWSMLVVAFMVIFAMPAVAVASTFLLAMDRLVGTQFFNPAEGGDPLLWQHMFWFFGHPEVYIIFIPGLGFVSSIITTFTRRPVFGYVAMVLSPIATGFIAFGLWVHHMFATPIPQLGESFFTAASMLIAIPSGVQIFCWIATLWLGKPVFRTPLLYALGFIVIFVIGGLTGVMIASVPFDLQAHDTFFIVAHFHYVLIGGGVFPLLGAITYWFPKVTGRMASERLGRLGFWLIFTGVNVTFFPMHFLGLMGMTRRVYTYLPGTGWGWLNLLSTVGSFVIAAGVIVFLFNIASSWRFGAPAGPDPWLADTLEWAIPSPPPPYNHARIPIVQGRAALWAMTPDRPVVTGLDETHREVLVTTVMDADPDNRQESPGPTPVPFLAAVATGFLLVLLVFTFQALWIGAIPLGLALFAWAWPRHPEKAWKLDAGGVR, from the coding sequence ATGGCGAGCGTCGAACGGGACGTGGTCGGGGGGCCGGGCGAGGCCGCGGAGCTGGCCGCCTTGGAGCGCTCGTGGCACGAGCCGCGGGGGCTGTGGGGATGGCTCATCACCGTCGACCACAAGCGCATCGGCAAGCGCTACATCATCACCGCCATGAGCTTCTTCCTCCTGGCGGGGCTCGAGGCGCTGGCCATGCGCATCCAGCTGGCCCGGCCGCAGAACGGGTTCCTGGGTCCCGACAAGTACAACCAGTTCTTCACCATGCACGGCACCACGATGATGTTCCTGTTCGCGGTGCCGGTGATGCTCGCGTGGGGGCTGTACCTCGTTCCGCAGCAGATCGGCACGCGCAACCTGGCCTTCCCGCGGCTGAACGCGTACGGCTACTGGGTCTACCTCATCGGCGCGCTCTTCATCTACGTGCAGTTCGTGCTGAACACGGGCACCGACGTGGGCTGGTTCGCCTACGTCCCCCTGTCGGGGCCGCAGTACTCGCCGGGGAAGCGGGTGGACACGTGGGCGCAGATGGTCACCTTCACCGAGATCGCGGCGCTCATCGCCGCGGTGCAGCTGATCGTGACCATCTTCAAGCAGCGCGCGCCGGGGATGTCGCTCAACCGCCTGCCGCTGTACGTGTGGTCGATGCTGGTGGTGGCGTTCATGGTCATCTTCGCCATGCCCGCGGTCGCCGTGGCCAGCACCTTCCTGCTGGCGATGGACCGGCTGGTGGGCACGCAGTTCTTCAACCCCGCCGAGGGGGGCGACCCGCTCCTCTGGCAGCACATGTTCTGGTTCTTCGGGCACCCCGAGGTCTACATCATCTTCATCCCCGGCCTGGGGTTCGTCTCGTCCATCATCACCACCTTCACCCGCCGCCCCGTGTTCGGCTACGTGGCGATGGTGCTGTCGCCCATCGCCACCGGCTTCATCGCCTTCGGGCTGTGGGTGCACCACATGTTCGCCACCCCCATCCCGCAGCTGGGCGAGAGCTTCTTCACCGCGGCCAGCATGCTCATCGCCATTCCCAGCGGGGTGCAGATCTTCTGCTGGATCGCCACGCTCTGGCTGGGGAAGCCGGTGTTCAGGACGCCGCTGCTGTACGCGCTGGGCTTCATCGTCATCTTCGTCATCGGCGGGCTGACCGGGGTGATGATCGCCTCGGTGCCCTTCGACCTGCAGGCGCACGACACCTTCTTCATCGTGGCCCACTTCCACTACGTGCTGATCGGCGGCGGCGTGTTCCCGCTGCTGGGGGCCATCACCTACTGGTTCCCCAAGGTCACGGGGAGGATGGCCAGCGAGCGGCTGGGGAGGCTGGGCTTCTGGCTCATCTTCACCGGCGTGAACGTCACCTTCTTCCCCATGCACTTCCTGGGGCTGATGGGGATGACGCGGCGGGTGTACACCTATCTGCCGGGCACGGGATGGGGATGGCTGAACCTGCTATCGACGGTCGGCTCGTTCGTCATCGCCGCGGGGGTGATCGTCTTCCTCTTCAACATCGCCAGCAGCTGGCGCTTCGGGGCGCCCGCGGGGCCCGATCCCTGGCTGGCCGACACGCTGGAGTGGGCCATTCCCTCGCCGCCACCGCCGTACAACCACGCGCGCATCCCCATCGTGCAGGGGCGCGCCGCGCTCTGGGCGATGACGCCCGACCGCCCCGTGGTGACCGGGCTGGACGAGACGCACCGCGAGGTGCTGGTGACCACGGTGATGGACGCCGACCCCGACAACCGGCAGGAGTCGCCCGGCCCCACGCCCGTGCCCTTCCTGGCCGCGGTGGCCACGGGGTTCCTGCTGGTCCTGCTGGTCTTCACCTTCCAGGCGCTCTGGATCGGGGCGATCCCGCTGGGGCTGGCGCTGTTCGCCTGGGCGTGGCCGCGCCACCCCGAGAAGGCGTGGAAGCTGGACGCGGGAGGGGTGCGATGA
- a CDS encoding c-type cytochrome has protein sequence MSPRLRSAAALAALALASACTQDRLSDAQAMQLTRGGRAELGRQWMENYGCGGCHVVPGIPGARGRVGPPLDNVTARLFIGGVTENKPDNLIAWIQDPQSIDSATAMPRTGVTQRQARDIAAYLYTLAH, from the coding sequence ATGAGCCCGCGCCTCCGCTCCGCCGCCGCCCTCGCCGCGCTCGCGCTGGCGTCCGCCTGCACGCAGGACCGCCTGAGCGACGCCCAGGCCATGCAGCTGACCCGCGGCGGCCGCGCGGAGCTGGGGCGGCAGTGGATGGAGAACTATGGCTGTGGCGGATGTCACGTCGTCCCGGGGATTCCCGGCGCGCGCGGGCGGGTGGGGCCGCCGCTGGACAACGTGACGGCGCGGCTGTTCATCGGCGGTGTCACCGAGAACAAGCCCGACAACCTGATCGCCTGGATCCAGGACCCGCAGAGCATCGACTCCGCCACCGCCATGCCCCGCACCGGCGTCACCCAGCGCCAGGCCCGCGACATCGCCGCGTACCTCTACACCCTCGCCCACTGA
- a CDS encoding type II toxin-antitoxin system PemK/MazF family toxin: MPGELWYADLSPVRSHEQDGVRPVLVMTSRDEVPYPVVIAIPTTTRFRGVPSHVPVYPPEGGLRSPSVFLCEHMRSVALDRFQRRVGEVSRATLDRISEVLHELMRLRCPPPEGAPESRWIRS, translated from the coding sequence TTGCCGGGTGAACTCTGGTATGCCGACCTGAGCCCCGTCCGCAGCCACGAGCAGGACGGCGTGCGGCCGGTGCTGGTGATGACGAGCCGCGACGAAGTGCCCTATCCGGTCGTGATCGCCATCCCCACCACCACGCGGTTCCGCGGGGTGCCGTCGCACGTGCCCGTCTATCCGCCGGAGGGCGGCCTTCGCTCGCCGAGCGTCTTCCTCTGCGAGCACATGCGCTCCGTCGCGCTCGACCGCTTCCAGCGGCGCGTGGGCGAGGTCAGCCGGGCGACGCTGGACCGCATCAGCGAAGTGCTTCACGAGCTGATGCGGCTCCGCTGCCCGCCGCCCGAGGGAGCCCCTGAGTCGCGGTGGATCCGGAGCTAG
- a CDS encoding S41 family peptidase — protein MADRNTPRGAKTRRVKRAALAALVLPVVVGGFMLQSAVSENGQLFQEVLTRVAAFGVDSVPEDSLYALAARGLLRRIGDPYADLYSPRELAEFQRESLRNGYGGMGMLVELVRDTATVMRVYPRTPAEGAGVQVGDRIVEVDGQKVTGISLDKVTARLLGPQGTSVRATLVRHGVEQPIRIEARRAVVHVPVVPYALMLQDNVGYVPLDRFSESSGEELARAIDSLRQQGARAFVVDLRGNGGGSLEQSIRISNLFLKKGTEVLRVVYRNAPAEVYRAEDEPLLGPEPVVVMTDEGTASASEIVAGALQDHDRAVVVGTTSFGKGLVQDLFPLEGGWAMKLTTGRWYTPSGRSIQRPRKVNPDGTFAQEDTLPPSDSALAARPVYHSDAGRPVYGGGGITPDVVVKEDTLSAPERALLRALSTKATATNQVLSQYTLELKAGVRPDFAVTPAWREELYRRLQRDGVQVDRRTWDAGASVVDRMLEGRISSLAFGDSAQFRRGVPRDTQLQTALGLLRGAHNQAEALAHAAAAARATPAREASHTGI, from the coding sequence ATGGCTGATCGCAACACGCCCCGCGGGGCAAAGACGCGCCGGGTGAAGCGCGCCGCGCTGGCGGCGCTGGTGCTGCCGGTGGTGGTGGGCGGCTTCATGCTGCAGAGCGCCGTTTCGGAAAACGGCCAGCTCTTCCAGGAAGTGCTCACCCGCGTGGCCGCGTTCGGGGTCGACTCGGTTCCCGAGGACAGCCTGTACGCGCTGGCCGCCCGCGGCCTCCTGCGCCGCATCGGCGACCCGTACGCCGACCTGTACTCGCCGCGGGAGCTGGCCGAGTTCCAGCGCGAAAGCCTGCGCAACGGCTACGGCGGCATGGGGATGCTGGTGGAGCTGGTGCGCGATACCGCCACGGTCATGCGCGTGTACCCCCGCACCCCCGCCGAGGGCGCCGGCGTGCAGGTGGGCGACCGCATCGTGGAGGTCGACGGGCAGAAGGTCACCGGCATCTCGCTGGACAAGGTGACCGCGCGCCTCCTCGGCCCGCAGGGGACCTCCGTCCGCGCCACGCTCGTGCGCCACGGCGTGGAGCAGCCGATCCGCATCGAGGCGCGCCGCGCGGTCGTGCATGTTCCCGTGGTCCCGTACGCGCTGATGCTGCAGGACAACGTGGGCTACGTGCCGCTCGACCGCTTCAGCGAGAGCTCGGGCGAGGAGCTGGCGCGGGCGATCGACAGCCTTCGCCAGCAGGGCGCGCGCGCCTTCGTCGTCGACCTGCGCGGCAACGGCGGCGGCAGCCTGGAGCAGTCCATCCGCATCTCCAACCTGTTCCTGAAGAAGGGGACGGAGGTGCTGCGCGTGGTCTACCGCAACGCCCCGGCCGAGGTCTATCGGGCGGAAGACGAGCCGCTGCTGGGCCCCGAGCCGGTGGTGGTGATGACCGACGAGGGGACCGCCAGCGCGTCGGAGATCGTGGCGGGCGCGCTGCAGGACCACGACCGCGCGGTGGTGGTCGGCACCACCTCGTTCGGCAAGGGGCTGGTGCAGGACCTCTTCCCGCTCGAGGGCGGGTGGGCGATGAAGCTGACCACCGGGCGGTGGTACACGCCCAGCGGCCGCAGCATCCAGCGCCCGCGCAAGGTGAACCCCGACGGCACCTTCGCGCAGGAAGACACGCTGCCGCCCAGCGACTCGGCGCTGGCCGCACGCCCGGTGTACCACAGCGACGCCGGGCGCCCGGTGTACGGCGGCGGCGGCATCACCCCCGACGTGGTGGTGAAGGAGGACACGCTCTCGGCCCCCGAGCGCGCCCTGCTGCGCGCGCTGTCGACCAAGGCGACGGCCACCAACCAGGTGCTGAGCCAGTACACGCTGGAGCTGAAGGCGGGCGTGCGGCCGGACTTCGCGGTCACTCCCGCCTGGCGCGAGGAGCTGTACCGCCGGCTGCAGCGCGACGGCGTGCAGGTGGACCGCCGCACCTGGGACGCGGGCGCCAGCGTGGTCGACCGGATGCTGGAGGGGCGCATCTCGTCGCTGGCGTTCGGCGACTCGGCGCAGTTCCGCCGCGGCGTCCCGCGCGACACGCAGCTGCAGACGGCGCTCGGGCTGCTGCGCGGCGCGCACAACCAGGCCGAGGCGCTGGCCCACGCCGCCGCGGCCGCCCGCGCCACCCCCGCGCGCGAAGCCAGCCACACCGGCATCTGA
- a CDS encoding M28 family metallopeptidase, whose protein sequence is MRTHVRSTGALAAVLALAAAVPALAQAPQQPLKHTPQPTTPAITAADAMTRLYVLADDSMMGREAGTAGNVKGTDYIAREARRIGLEPAGENGTFFQTIPLRRKGMDPASSLTVGGATMKPGTDFVLLPSIEGAFSFRDTLLASNVPVVYGGRLGTMNLIDPAQAAGKLVVFDGAMVNGTRSWRFWTGGSFDRYAAAAGVAFAVLDYVPEGLRGYLAEPQEALVDPSEPHARVASPAGLLVSVAAAERLFGRPLDGLQTGAAGQTVNGRVAFYDQPSAFPARNVVGILRGTDPALRGQFVAIGAHNDHVGTTHEAVDHDSLRAFNLVLRRGGLEGEAETPTPAQSARIRALTDSLHRAHPARRDSVFNGADDDGSGTTGVLEIAEYMAAHRPKRSVLFVWHTGEEKGLLGSSWFTEHPTTAVSRDSIVAQLNMDMIGRGAASDETGMTKDSVVLHGGPNYLQLVGSRRLSTQLGDLIEEVNRTGNHGLAFDYSIDANNHPANIYCRSDHYSYARWGIPITFFTTGGHADYHMLTDEPEYIDYTKLARVASLVADVAEHVANRPDRLVVDKPKPDPHGECKQ, encoded by the coding sequence GTGAGAACGCACGTACGCTCCACCGGCGCGCTGGCCGCCGTGCTCGCGCTGGCCGCCGCCGTGCCCGCGCTGGCGCAGGCGCCGCAGCAGCCGCTGAAGCACACGCCGCAGCCCACCACCCCCGCCATCACCGCCGCCGACGCCATGACGCGGCTGTACGTGCTGGCCGACGACAGCATGATGGGGCGCGAAGCGGGAACGGCCGGGAACGTGAAGGGCACCGACTACATCGCCCGCGAGGCGCGCCGCATCGGGCTGGAGCCGGCGGGCGAGAACGGCACCTTCTTCCAGACCATCCCGCTCCGCCGCAAGGGGATGGACCCGGCGTCGTCGCTCACGGTGGGCGGCGCCACGATGAAGCCGGGGACGGACTTCGTCCTCCTCCCCTCCATCGAGGGCGCCTTCTCCTTCCGCGACACCCTGCTCGCCAGCAACGTTCCCGTGGTGTACGGCGGCCGGCTGGGAACGATGAACCTGATCGACCCCGCGCAGGCGGCCGGCAAGCTGGTGGTGTTCGACGGGGCCATGGTGAACGGCACGCGCAGCTGGCGCTTCTGGACCGGCGGCTCGTTCGACCGCTACGCCGCGGCGGCGGGGGTGGCCTTCGCGGTGCTGGACTACGTGCCCGAGGGGCTGCGCGGCTACCTGGCCGAGCCGCAGGAGGCGCTGGTGGACCCGTCCGAGCCGCACGCCCGCGTGGCCTCGCCCGCCGGCCTGCTGGTGAGCGTGGCCGCGGCCGAGCGGCTGTTCGGGCGCCCGCTGGACGGGCTGCAGACGGGCGCCGCGGGGCAGACGGTGAACGGGCGGGTGGCCTTCTACGACCAGCCGTCGGCCTTCCCGGCGCGCAACGTGGTGGGCATCCTGCGCGGCACCGACCCGGCGCTGCGCGGGCAGTTCGTGGCCATCGGCGCGCACAACGACCACGTGGGGACCACGCACGAGGCGGTGGACCACGACTCGCTGCGCGCCTTCAACCTGGTGCTGCGCCGCGGCGGGCTGGAGGGCGAGGCCGAGACGCCCACCCCCGCGCAGTCGGCCCGCATCCGCGCGCTCACCGACTCGCTGCACCGCGCGCACCCGGCGCGGCGCGACTCGGTCTTCAACGGCGCGGACGACGACGGTTCGGGGACCACCGGCGTGCTGGAGATCGCCGAGTACATGGCGGCGCACCGGCCGAAGCGCTCCGTGCTCTTCGTCTGGCACACGGGCGAGGAGAAGGGGCTGCTGGGCTCGTCGTGGTTCACCGAGCACCCCACCACGGCGGTCAGCCGCGACTCGATCGTGGCGCAGCTGAACATGGACATGATCGGGCGCGGCGCGGCGAGCGACGAGACGGGGATGACCAAGGACAGCGTGGTGCTGCACGGCGGGCCCAACTACCTGCAGCTGGTGGGCTCGCGCCGCCTGTCCACGCAGCTGGGCGACCTGATCGAGGAGGTGAACCGCACGGGGAACCACGGGCTGGCGTTCGACTACTCGATCGACGCGAACAACCACCCGGCCAACATCTACTGCCGCAGCGACCACTACAGCTACGCGCGGTGGGGGATTCCCATCACCTTCTTCACCACCGGCGGGCATGCGGATTACCACATGCTGACCGACGAGCCGGAGTACATCGACTACACCAAGCTGGCGCGCGTGGCCAGCCTGGTGGCCGACGTGGCCGAGCACGTGGCGAACCGCCCGGACCGGCTGGTGGTCGACAAGCCGAAGCCGGATCCCCACGGGGAGTGCAAGCAGTAG
- the dtd gene encoding D-aminoacyl-tRNA deacylase, with protein MRIVLQRVSRAKVTVDGRVTGEIGRGLLLLAGFTDGDTDGALAWMVKKVVQLRVFPDDEGKMNRSVEEADGAILVVSQFTLYGDARKGNRPSFIDAARPEVAIPLYERFVALLRQTGRPVATGEFGAMMDVELVNDGPVTLILER; from the coding sequence ATGCGAATCGTGCTGCAGCGCGTGTCGCGCGCGAAGGTGACGGTGGACGGGCGCGTGACCGGCGAGATCGGGCGCGGACTCCTGCTCCTCGCCGGCTTCACCGATGGCGATACGGACGGCGCGCTGGCGTGGATGGTGAAGAAGGTGGTGCAGCTCCGCGTCTTTCCCGACGACGAGGGGAAGATGAACCGCTCGGTGGAGGAGGCGGACGGCGCCATCCTGGTCGTCAGCCAGTTCACCCTCTACGGCGACGCGCGCAAGGGGAACCGCCCCAGCTTCATCGACGCCGCGCGGCCGGAGGTGGCGATCCCGCTGTACGAGCGCTTCGTCGCCCTCCTGCGCCAGACCGGCCGCCCGGTGGCGACCGGCGAGTTCGGGGCGATGATGGACGTGGAGCTGGTGAACGACGGCCCGGTGACGCTGATCCTGGAGAGATAG
- a CDS encoding Maf family protein: MTDTDTPPPIVLASQSPRRAELIGRLGLEFEVFPADIDESYRDGEMPPEHAERLAREKAETIAATHPHALVVGSDTIVVIDGAVLGKPRDREQAVDMLMRLSGRDHEVCTGVAIAMDGRVESGLERVRVRFRTLDREACEAYVATGEPMDKAGAYGIQGFGSAIVEGIEGDYFAVMGLPVVRMLALIERFGWRYGFGRLVRG, translated from the coding sequence ATGACGGATACGGATACGCCGCCGCCCATCGTGCTGGCCTCGCAGTCTCCCCGGCGCGCCGAGCTGATCGGGCGGCTGGGGCTGGAGTTCGAGGTCTTCCCCGCCGACATCGACGAGAGCTACCGCGACGGCGAGATGCCCCCCGAGCACGCCGAGCGCCTGGCGCGCGAGAAGGCGGAGACCATCGCCGCCACGCACCCGCACGCGCTGGTGGTGGGCTCCGACACCATCGTGGTGATCGACGGCGCGGTGCTGGGCAAGCCGCGCGACCGCGAACAGGCGGTGGACATGCTGATGCGCCTCTCCGGCCGCGACCACGAGGTGTGCACCGGCGTCGCCATCGCCATGGACGGCCGCGTGGAGAGTGGGCTGGAGCGGGTGCGCGTCCGCTTCCGCACGCTCGACCGCGAGGCATGCGAGGCGTACGTGGCCACCGGCGAGCCGATGGACAAGGCCGGCGCCTACGGCATCCAGGGCTTCGGCAGCGCCATCGTCGAAGGCATCGAGGGCGACTACTTCGCGGTGATGGGCCTCCCCGTCGTGCGCATGCTGGCGCTGATCGAGCGCTTCGGATGGCGGTACGGCTTCGGGCGGCTGGTGCGGGGGTGA
- a CDS encoding type II toxin-antitoxin system HicB family antitoxin, whose amino-acid sequence MTQPYEGYTATVEFDSDEMVLHGRLENIRDVVTFHASSVDEVQPAFVEAVDDYLALCEERGEEPDVPSRWSDGGDGR is encoded by the coding sequence ATGACGCAGCCCTACGAAGGCTACACGGCTACGGTGGAATTCGACTCCGACGAGATGGTGCTCCACGGCCGTCTCGAAAATATCCGGGATGTCGTCACGTTTCACGCTTCCTCCGTCGACGAGGTTCAGCCGGCGTTCGTCGAAGCCGTGGACGATTACCTGGCGCTGTGCGAGGAACGAGGTGAAGAGCCGGACGTGCCCTCGCGCTGGTCGGACGGAGGAGACGGCCGATGA
- the glpK gene encoding glycerol kinase GlpK yields MILAIDQGTTGTTCLVIDRDGRVRGRAYSEFTQHFPRPGWVEHDAAEIWEVTKRVARVAAAHAGTTVDALAGIGITNQRETVVLWDRATGEPLHHALVWQDGRTAELCRKMKEDGREDDVRTRTGLVIDPYFSATKLAWLLDHVPGARARAEAGELAAGTIDTWLVWKMTGGRLHLTDRTNASRTLLYSLDDDAWDPALLDLFGIPAAVLPEIRSSSEVYGATDGAAFEGEAPVAGIAGDQQAALYGHGCWTPGEGKNTYGTGAFLLVHTGDKRVPSRHGMLTTAACGPRGERAYALEGSIFIAGAAVQWLRDGLGILHDAAETEALARSLESNDGVYLVPAFTGLGAPHWEPRARGTLFGLTRGTGRAHLARAALEAMAFSTHDVVQAMEGDAGVRMPELRVDGGAAANDWLMQFQADVLGIPVRRPRLVEMTARGAAGLAGVATGFWASPEEFDAARPEESAFEPGMEDGARAEVLAGWQRAVDAACAWANGGG; encoded by the coding sequence ATGATCCTCGCCATCGACCAGGGTACCACGGGCACCACGTGCCTGGTGATCGACCGCGACGGGCGGGTGCGCGGGCGGGCGTACAGCGAGTTCACCCAGCACTTCCCCCGCCCCGGCTGGGTGGAGCACGACGCGGCCGAGATCTGGGAGGTGACGAAGCGCGTCGCGCGCGTGGCCGCCGCGCACGCGGGGACGACCGTCGATGCGCTCGCGGGGATCGGCATCACCAACCAGCGCGAGACGGTGGTGCTGTGGGACCGCGCGACCGGCGAGCCGCTGCACCACGCGCTGGTCTGGCAGGACGGCCGCACCGCGGAGCTCTGCAGGAAGATGAAGGAGGACGGGCGCGAGGACGACGTCCGCACGCGCACCGGGCTGGTCATCGACCCGTACTTCAGCGCGACCAAGCTGGCCTGGCTGCTGGACCACGTCCCCGGCGCGCGGGCACGCGCGGAGGCCGGGGAGCTCGCGGCGGGGACCATCGACACGTGGCTCGTCTGGAAGATGACGGGCGGCCGCCTCCACCTGACCGACCGCACCAACGCCAGCCGCACCCTCCTCTACTCGCTGGACGACGACGCGTGGGACCCCGCGCTGCTGGATCTCTTCGGCATCCCCGCCGCCGTTCTGCCGGAGATCCGCTCGTCGTCCGAGGTGTACGGCGCCACCGACGGCGCCGCGTTCGAGGGCGAGGCGCCGGTGGCCGGGATCGCGGGCGACCAGCAGGCGGCGCTGTATGGCCACGGCTGCTGGACGCCGGGGGAAGGGAAGAACACCTACGGAACCGGCGCCTTCCTCCTGGTCCACACGGGCGACAAGCGCGTCCCCAGCCGCCACGGGATGCTGACCACGGCGGCGTGCGGCCCGCGCGGGGAGCGGGCGTACGCGCTGGAGGGCTCCATCTTCATCGCCGGCGCGGCGGTCCAGTGGCTGCGTGACGGCCTCGGCATCCTGCACGACGCGGCCGAGACCGAGGCGCTGGCGCGGTCGCTGGAATCCAACGACGGCGTCTACCTGGTCCCCGCCTTCACCGGGCTGGGGGCGCCGCACTGGGAGCCGCGCGCGCGGGGAACGCTCTTCGGGCTCACGCGCGGCACCGGGCGGGCGCACCTGGCCCGCGCCGCGCTCGAGGCGATGGCCTTTTCCACCCACGACGTGGTGCAGGCGATGGAGGGCGACGCCGGCGTGCGCATGCCGGAGCTGCGCGTGGACGGCGGCGCGGCGGCCAACGACTGGCTGATGCAGTTCCAGGCCGACGTGCTGGGCATCCCCGTGCGCCGGCCGCGGCTGGTGGAGATGACGGCGCGCGGCGCGGCGGGGCTCGCCGGCGTGGCCACGGGGTTCTGGGCGAGTCCCGAGGAGTTCGACGCGGCGCGGCCGGAGGAGTCGGCGTTCGAGCCGGGGATGGAGGACGGTGCGCGGGCGGAGGTGCTCGCGGGGTGGCAGCGCGCGGTGGATGCCGCGTGCGCCTGGGCAAACGGAGGGGGATGA
- a CDS encoding FAD-dependent oxidoreductase, which translates to MGGEKQELEGPDLMQGVPLDDIGDGGILTGHANGEPVVVVRTGGEVFALDANCTHYGVPLGGGVVVDGTIRCPAHHSRFDLRTGEAVAAPALRPAGCWNAEVREGRVFVTGRRDAQPKAPAVDAPAEMPRSIVIVGAGAAGSACAEMLRREGFAGAVTMIDATADGPVDRPNLSKDYLAGNAPEEWIPLFPPEWYAENRIDLVLGTRVVGIDAAERRVKLMNGRTCGYDALLIATGSEPVRLPVSQREVPHLFYLRSLADSRAIIRAAESAKKAVVVGSSFIGLEVAASLRARGLEVNVVSHEPLPLGNILGPELGWNIQRLHQDHGVKFHLKDGVQAIDGKTVTLKSGPSLEADLVVVGIGVRPGIALGQWAGLKVEGGIVVDEFLRTSAPGIWAAGDVCRWPDAWTGQNIRSEHWVVGQRQGQTAARNMLGRREAFRAAPFFWSTHYDVTISYVGHAEKWDAIEIDGDPRANDCTAVYRKGGKPLAIATIARDRTSLCAEAGIEAADLAAVEAAIRGDARAAAGVG; encoded by the coding sequence ATGGGCGGCGAGAAGCAGGAGCTGGAAGGCCCGGACCTGATGCAGGGCGTGCCGCTGGACGACATCGGCGACGGCGGGATCCTCACCGGGCACGCGAACGGGGAGCCGGTCGTGGTCGTCCGCACGGGCGGCGAGGTGTTCGCGCTGGACGCCAATTGCACGCACTACGGCGTGCCGCTGGGCGGCGGGGTCGTGGTGGACGGGACCATCCGCTGCCCCGCGCACCACTCGCGCTTCGACCTGCGCACCGGCGAGGCCGTAGCCGCGCCGGCGCTGCGCCCGGCCGGGTGCTGGAACGCCGAGGTGCGCGAGGGCCGCGTCTTCGTCACCGGCAGGCGCGACGCGCAGCCGAAGGCGCCGGCGGTCGACGCGCCGGCCGAGATGCCGCGCTCCATCGTCATCGTCGGCGCGGGGGCGGCGGGAAGCGCGTGCGCGGAGATGCTGCGCCGCGAGGGCTTCGCCGGCGCGGTGACGATGATCGACGCGACGGCGGACGGGCCCGTCGACCGGCCGAATCTTTCCAAGGACTACCTGGCCGGGAACGCGCCGGAGGAGTGGATCCCCCTCTTCCCGCCCGAGTGGTACGCCGAGAACCGCATCGACCTGGTCCTCGGCACCCGCGTGGTGGGGATCGATGCGGCGGAGCGGCGCGTGAAGCTGATGAACGGCCGCACCTGCGGCTACGACGCGCTGCTGATCGCCACGGGCTCGGAGCCGGTGCGCCTTCCCGTTTCGCAGCGCGAGGTGCCGCACCTGTTCTACCTGCGCTCGCTGGCCGACAGCCGCGCCATCATCCGCGCCGCGGAATCGGCTAAGAAAGCGGTGGTGGTCGGCAGCAGCTTCATCGGGCTGGAGGTGGCGGCGTCGCTCCGCGCGCGGGGGCTGGAGGTGAACGTGGTCAGCCACGAGCCGCTGCCGCTGGGCAACATCCTTGGGCCCGAGCTGGGTTGGAACATCCAGCGGCTGCACCAGGACCACGGGGTGAAGTTCCACCTGAAGGACGGCGTGCAGGCGATCGACGGGAAGACGGTGACGCTGAAGAGCGGCCCGTCGCTCGAGGCCGACCTGGTGGTGGTGGGAATCGGCGTGCGGCCGGGGATCGCGCTGGGGCAGTGGGCCGGGCTGAAGGTGGAGGGCGGGATCGTGGTCGACGAGTTCCTGCGCACCAGCGCGCCGGGGATCTGGGCGGCGGGCGACGTGTGCCGCTGGCCGGACGCGTGGACCGGGCAGAACATCCGCTCCGAGCACTGGGTGGTGGGCCAGCGGCAGGGGCAGACCGCCGCGCGCAACATGCTGGGCCGCCGCGAGGCCTTCCGTGCCGCGCCGTTCTTCTGGAGCACGCACTACGACGTAACCATCAGCTACGTGGGCCACGCGGAGAAGTGGGACGCCATCGAGATCGACGGCGACCCCCGCGCGAACGACTGCACGGCCGTCTACCGCAAGGGCGGAAAGCCGCTCGCCATCGCCACCATCGCCCGCGACCGCACCAGTCTGTGCGCCGAGGCGGGGATCGAGGCCGCCGACCTCGCCGCCGTCGAGGCCGCGATCCGCGGGGACGCGCGCGCGGCGGCGGGCGTCGGGTGA